A single genomic interval of Ruminococcus sp. NK3A76 harbors:
- a CDS encoding SNF2-related protein has protein sequence MNNRYQSVCYNWSDVTERLRRDKQTLARFLRFSASLYKMGFPDAALVFYHDPNATKVAELETWNRLGRFVNKGARSIAVFGEGDRCRHLFDISQTNGKPIPNGWRLTEDVAAELVDVISENYGRECKDIHEVLAAVAVDNIKAHSPEMQYTIEQMNLSQKETAEYQRSVVSAVRFVVENRCEQNGGMPLSGNINLNAADYFKDTRDVIRFCDLVQRSAKDSLLEIEREVIQILRKRREREHELQVKPDRTDVSRGSIHGRPAGNRNAQNTDRQVGQNVAGVGENRVPDRGDGADSNGQVEHNTEGDRQTGRSPVHRAGRTLPKREPSPRNIQRNAEVGERPSADDRAQDNGGDSLSAEELTADTLIQRYLQSDFNRRPDSYEIAGRFLADFLDTDVDIVEFFRKHEAYKYSERQQAEIILLIENALRLREQEQKKAEQTPSEGDDGFVLIGTSGIAVPTNMEPVFPTEIVEDITPPEETPEIDLSRPTEEEVETVTQNQPANDTVIVKNETVVTTDLPPITDENIIFGVLKQDQFFHIKKDRIEAFFENNTDHDERVEFVKQIFNSDYSEVLLGDTEESRYGYKTYDEGIHIWKGSYLSRTMESGFSWEQIQSFYADMVERGLLLDTHVSEIDEPIFTEPTEKKSYPEPEEETTETPNENEGAEQLSFFGEPVPVEQTAKKAKKSSKTKVLAKTPMPNFLITEDMKKYVLRCGSPERGSLSRIVAQLQKGKSIAENAEFLRNEFGSDGRGYVYNTSDFSETKNICSWFDDNGIIISAGENVVNPYSSAKMPWESAAARIADMLDNGEFCSQDIIDGAAEKEIKDIADRLWYLHQDTDKSVYQYFIPDEMFKGGFPDSTERIKLALLDKDTLQEYINGLEQFVTDYEQNRDIMRFHFHKPKELLYRLKDLQIERKQFITKPDFSFKGYYFISEREKDALLGYGSGFSDGKFRIEKFFKEDHSLPEQIKFLKKEYGTGGGSRRGGDEWHDAKGIAYMRGESIGKPDTKILMKWNEVANRISRLVSEGKYITQKDIEDKIRDCKRIVQNYDPDSYSDFDKEYERRQYHEAQQFLGEQGVAVERPIDGLIKRAQDTGIPVEIKNSQPAEDAAEQAVYMDIRDESFIELHQTDEGISYTLYAPDLTIVDGGVWEMEESMSLMTAAAEILATTSNALAEVEDYNHFMALVDMDARLDIPAELALLKAHILEELSDEAAEILDAEPTELVADDDIDEPEPKKVAVNTLEKITAVPVIPKSGTPVTYHFSESDIVQGGAKSKFKANIEAIKTLQKIEAENRYATPEEQSVLAGYVGWGGIPQAFITDRAADNIGGNLGDAAPTGWEEEQQELRQLLSDDEYKAARASTLTSFYTPPEVTDGVFQALRQFGFEGGNILEPSMGVGNFFAKMPDDMRDGSKLYGVELDSISGRIAQLLNPEDRIQITGFEKTRFNNNSFDVVIGNVPFGDYKVSDKAYDKLGFNIHDYFAVKSIDKVKPGGVVAIVTSKFTMDKMNDKARRYLAERCDLLGAVRLPNNAFKKNAGTETTTDILFFQKRETLTVQVPSWVHFGETADGIPCNQYFVDNPDMVLGTMAWDERMKGRYGDDSRVTTCLPNTETPLSEQLKAAISKIKGKIETITIAEEGKQDIEIILADPSVRNYTHTIVDGKLFFRENEIMTKVQETGKTLDRMMGMHFIRQKTMAVIDAQARGCDDAELKRLQADLNYTYDIFKRAYGAITDRANERVFQHDDDYNTIAALEIVDTEKKTVEKAEIFSKRTILPETEIVSCETPQEALQISIDRKGKVDLAFMAKLVGVEPDEIIKELGNDIFRNPKFIKDNDPLSGYEDASEYLSGNVREKLRIATEYAEHIDKSFEKNVEALKTVIPKDLEASEISVRIGANWVDVEDYNLFLREVLRGQPFAHPITRTKMGEYKIEGKYQDRSLASMQTYGTSRMSSYHILENLLNQRDVVVRDRHEEEGRVWYEVNAKETQLAKDKARIIKEAFKNWLWEDMSRREKYVDKYNNLFNAIRGREYDGSHQTYPGKNPAINMRPHQANAIMRGKLGGNTLLAHCVGAGKSFEMIAITMEKKRLGLINKACVVVPKHLTLQMASEWMRLYPNAKLLVARPEDFTKDNRQKFIARCVTGDYDAVIMSFTQFERIPMSDEYRRQFMENELNELMEALEDVDSSDRVSVKALERQQKKLEERLEKLMSSKKDNSLCFEKLGFDYLVCDEAHYYKNCFVATKMSNVAGVQTTAAQKSEDMLMKTQYLNNKYGCNNILYATGTPCTNSMVEFYVMQRYLRPDLLEKAGLETFDDWASTFGEVVSQLEIKPAGNGFQMKNRFSKFVNIPELMMMYKEFADIQTPDMIRLPVPELKTGKPIVVSAKPDDYQKEYMKQLAQRAEMIHGGNVDPREDNMLKITHEARLLGLDCRCMNPEVVPAPDSKVNKLLDNLVRNYNDTMAERGVQIVFCDIAINEDAEHFSIYEAIKKDLVERGIPREEICFAGDAKTDKARAEMFEQLRKGEKRFILASTSKLGTGANIQDRICAIHHLDIPWKPADLTQQDGRGVRQGNMFPEVGIYHYLTENTFDAYMMGIITNKAKFINQIMTSKDPVRISEDVDEMVLTYSEMQAIASGNPMIKEKIQLDNDIQTLKMLESEYKKSLFRYQEQAERTLPQRIEQYTTYLEKATEDQESFMTNHPEGTAFQIEIDGKVYSEATSEHVREEAGEALEKLIIKVSTTGESMKVGKYFGFDLLLEQNPQNLSFFEQGAPCIISLCGLLKYTTEVNLQNHQGNMRRIENLAANSISNRIVQYKADIERAQANLAEAKENITKPFDRAEELAQKQARLEVVNEALSKGDDVVPTVVEEVADQPNFKPKNMKRR, from the coding sequence TTGAATAATCGGTATCAAAGCGTATGCTACAACTGGTCGGACGTGACCGAAAGGCTCAGACGGGATAAGCAGACACTTGCTCGTTTTCTGCGTTTTTCGGCTTCTCTTTACAAAATGGGATTCCCCGATGCGGCACTTGTTTTCTATCACGATCCCAATGCCACAAAGGTCGCTGAGCTTGAAACTTGGAACAGGCTGGGCAGGTTTGTAAACAAGGGCGCAAGGTCGATAGCCGTTTTTGGTGAAGGCGACAGGTGCAGACACCTTTTCGATATTTCACAGACCAACGGTAAGCCGATTCCTAACGGCTGGCGGCTGACGGAAGATGTGGCGGCGGAGCTTGTTGATGTCATTAGTGAGAATTACGGCAGGGAGTGTAAGGATATTCACGAGGTGCTTGCCGCTGTTGCGGTGGATAATATCAAGGCTCATAGCCCCGAAATGCAGTACACCATAGAGCAGATGAATTTGTCGCAGAAGGAAACTGCGGAATATCAGAGGTCTGTGGTGTCGGCGGTGCGTTTCGTAGTCGAAAACCGCTGCGAGCAGAACGGCGGTATGCCGCTTTCGGGAAACATCAATCTCAACGCTGCTGACTATTTCAAGGATACAAGAGATGTTATTCGTTTCTGTGACCTTGTTCAGAGAAGTGCTAAGGACAGCCTGCTTGAAATAGAGCGTGAGGTCATTCAGATTCTTAGGAAAAGGAGAGAAAGAGAGCATGAATTACAAGTTAAGCCCGACCGGACAGATGTTAGCAGAGGTAGCATACACGGACGACCCGCAGGAAATCGAAATGCTCAAAACACCGATAGGCAGGTGGGGCAGAATGTGGCAGGAGTGGGTGAGAACAGAGTACCCGACCGAGGAGACGGTGCTGATAGTAACGGGCAGGTGGAACATAATACCGAGGGAGATAGACAGACAGGCAGAAGCCCGGTTCACAGAGCTGGACGCACTCTACCGAAAAGAGAACCCTCGCCCCGTAACATTCAGCGAAATGCAGAAGTGGGAGAAAGACCGTCTGCTGACGATAGAGCACAGGATAATGGAGGAGATAGTTTATCAGCCGAGGAGCTGACCGCTGATACCCTTATACAGCGTTACCTTCAAAGTGACTTTAACCGTCGCCCCGACAGCTATGAGATAGCAGGGCGTTTTCTTGCTGATTTCCTTGATACCGATGTAGACATAGTAGAATTTTTTAGAAAGCACGAAGCCTACAAGTATTCCGAGAGACAGCAGGCGGAGATAATTCTCCTAATTGAAAACGCACTCCGTCTGCGTGAACAGGAACAGAAAAAGGCAGAGCAGACACCCTCGGAAGGTGATGACGGCTTTGTACTTATTGGAACATCGGGCATAGCTGTTCCGACAAATATGGAGCCAGTTTTCCCGACGGAGATAGTAGAGGATATTACTCCGCCGGAGGAAACTCCCGAAATTGATCTGTCAAGGCCAACCGAGGAAGAAGTCGAAACCGTTACACAGAATCAGCCTGCCAATGATACTGTTATTGTCAAAAATGAGACTGTTGTAACGACCGACCTGCCGCCTATTACAGATGAAAATATCATATTCGGAGTATTAAAGCAAGATCAGTTTTTCCATATAAAGAAAGATCGGATAGAGGCATTTTTCGAGAACAACACCGACCATGACGAGCGTGTGGAGTTTGTCAAACAGATATTTAATTCCGATTATTCGGAGGTGCTGCTTGGCGATACGGAAGAAAGCAGATATGGATATAAGACCTATGATGAGGGAATACATATCTGGAAAGGCAGCTATCTGAGCCGAACAATGGAATCGGGATTTAGCTGGGAGCAAATACAGAGCTTTTATGCCGATATGGTCGAGCGTGGGCTGCTGCTTGATACTCATGTGTCAGAAATTGACGAGCCTATTTTTACAGAGCCGACAGAGAAAAAAAGTTACCCCGAACCCGAAGAAGAAACTACTGAAACGCCCAACGAAAATGAAGGTGCAGAACAGCTTTCATTCTTCGGTGAGCCTGTTCCTGTGGAGCAGACAGCTAAAAAGGCTAAAAAGTCAAGCAAGACAAAAGTTCTGGCTAAAACACCAATGCCCAATTTCCTTATCACCGAAGATATGAAAAAGTATGTGCTGCGGTGCGGTAGTCCCGAAAGAGGCAGTTTGTCAAGGATAGTCGCTCAGCTTCAAAAGGGAAAGTCGATTGCGGAAAATGCCGAGTTTCTCAGAAATGAATTTGGCTCTGACGGCCGAGGATATGTGTATAATACTTCCGACTTTTCGGAAACTAAAAACATCTGCTCTTGGTTTGACGATAACGGAATAATCATCAGCGCAGGCGAGAACGTTGTAAATCCGTATTCTTCTGCAAAAATGCCTTGGGAAAGTGCGGCAGCAAGAATTGCGGATATGCTTGATAACGGCGAATTCTGTTCACAGGATATTATCGACGGTGCTGCCGAAAAAGAGATAAAGGATATTGCGGATAGATTGTGGTATCTTCATCAGGATACCGACAAAAGCGTCTATCAGTATTTTATCCCGGACGAGATGTTCAAAGGTGGATTCCCCGACAGCACCGAAAGAATAAAACTTGCTCTGCTGGATAAGGACACCTTGCAGGAATATATCAACGGCTTGGAGCAGTTTGTTACCGACTATGAGCAAAATCGTGACATAATGCGTTTCCATTTCCATAAGCCGAAAGAGCTTTTGTATAGGCTCAAAGACTTGCAGATAGAGCGTAAGCAGTTTATCACCAAGCCCGATTTTTCTTTCAAGGGATACTATTTCATTTCCGAACGAGAAAAGGACGCTCTGCTTGGATACGGCAGCGGCTTTTCTGACGGCAAGTTCAGAATAGAAAAGTTCTTCAAGGAAGATCACAGCCTGCCCGAGCAGATAAAGTTTCTGAAAAAAGAATACGGAACCGGTGGAGGGTCACGCCGTGGCGGTGATGAGTGGCACGATGCTAAGGGTATAGCATATATGCGTGGCGAAAGCATAGGTAAGCCCGATACCAAAATACTTATGAAATGGAATGAGGTAGCAAACCGCATATCAAGGCTCGTATCCGAAGGGAAATATATAACTCAAAAGGATATTGAGGATAAGATCCGTGACTGCAAGCGGATAGTGCAGAATTATGACCCCGACAGCTATTCTGATTTTGACAAGGAGTATGAACGCAGACAGTATCATGAAGCCCAGCAATTCTTGGGTGAGCAGGGTGTCGCAGTTGAAAGGCCTATAGACGGTCTGATCAAAAGAGCACAGGATACGGGAATTCCTGTGGAAATAAAGAATAGTCAGCCCGCCGAAGATGCGGCGGAGCAGGCTGTATATATGGATATTCGTGATGAAAGTTTCATTGAGCTGCACCAGACCGATGAGGGTATCTCATATACGCTTTATGCACCCGATCTGACAATTGTTGACGGCGGCGTGTGGGAAATGGAAGAATCCATGTCATTGATGACCGCAGCGGCTGAGATACTTGCAACGACAAGTAACGCACTTGCCGAGGTCGAGGACTATAACCACTTTATGGCTCTCGTGGATATGGACGCAAGACTTGATATTCCTGCGGAACTTGCATTGCTTAAAGCTCACATTTTAGAGGAACTAAGTGATGAAGCGGCAGAAATTCTCGATGCAGAGCCTACAGAGCTTGTGGCTGATGATGATATAGATGAGCCTGAACCTAAAAAGGTGGCTGTCAATACTCTCGAAAAGATAACTGCCGTACCTGTTATTCCGAAAAGCGGAACGCCTGTTACATATCATTTCAGCGAAAGTGATATTGTGCAGGGCGGTGCAAAATCGAAGTTTAAGGCAAATATTGAAGCAATAAAAACCTTGCAAAAAATCGAAGCCGAGAACAGATATGCAACCCCGGAGGAACAGTCTGTCCTTGCAGGCTATGTGGGCTGGGGAGGTATTCCGCAGGCGTTTATAACTGACCGTGCTGCTGATAATATCGGCGGTAATTTGGGCGATGCCGCACCGACGGGCTGGGAGGAGGAACAGCAGGAACTCAGACAGCTTTTGTCCGATGATGAATACAAGGCGGCAAGAGCGTCAACGCTCACAAGCTTTTATACTCCTCCAGAGGTAACGGACGGCGTGTTTCAGGCACTCAGACAGTTTGGTTTTGAGGGTGGAAACATCTTAGAACCTTCAATGGGTGTCGGCAATTTCTTTGCCAAAATGCCAGATGATATGCGTGACGGTTCAAAGCTGTACGGTGTAGAGCTTGATTCGATAAGCGGCAGGATAGCACAGCTTTTGAACCCTGAGGACAGAATACAGATCACAGGCTTTGAAAAGACAAGGTTCAATAACAACTCTTTCGATGTGGTGATCGGTAATGTGCCATTTGGTGACTATAAGGTATCGGATAAAGCGTATGACAAACTCGGATTCAATATACACGATTACTTTGCCGTAAAAAGCATAGATAAGGTCAAGCCCGGCGGTGTTGTGGCTATCGTAACAAGCAAGTTCACAATGGACAAGATGAACGATAAGGCAAGGCGTTACCTTGCTGAACGCTGTGATCTGCTTGGTGCTGTGCGTCTGCCGAATAACGCATTTAAGAAAAATGCCGGAACGGAGACTACTACAGATATTCTGTTTTTCCAAAAGCGTGAAACGCTGACGGTGCAGGTGCCGAGCTGGGTGCATTTCGGTGAAACGGCTGACGGCATACCCTGCAATCAGTATTTTGTCGATAATCCCGATATGGTGCTTGGCACAATGGCATGGGACGAGCGTATGAAGGGCAGATATGGTGATGACAGCAGGGTGACGACTTGTCTGCCGAACACCGAAACACCTTTGTCAGAGCAGTTAAAAGCGGCTATATCCAAAATCAAGGGCAAGATCGAAACTATCACCATTGCCGAAGAAGGCAAGCAGGATATTGAGATAATTCTCGCCGATCCGAGTGTGCGAAACTACACTCACACCATTGTTGACGGCAAGCTCTTTTTCAGAGAGAATGAAATAATGACCAAGGTTCAGGAAACCGGCAAGACCCTTGACAGAATGATGGGTATGCACTTTATTCGTCAGAAAACTATGGCGGTGATAGACGCTCAGGCAAGGGGCTGTGATGATGCAGAGCTGAAACGCTTGCAGGCTGATCTCAATTACACTTATGATATATTCAAGCGTGCTTACGGTGCAATAACTGACAGAGCAAACGAGCGAGTATTTCAGCACGATGATGACTACAACACTATTGCGGCACTTGAAATAGTTGATACCGAGAAAAAGACGGTAGAGAAAGCAGAGATTTTTAGCAAGAGGACTATCCTGCCCGAAACCGAAATAGTATCCTGTGAAACTCCGCAGGAAGCACTGCAAATATCCATTGACCGCAAGGGTAAGGTCGATCTGGCATTTATGGCAAAGCTTGTGGGTGTTGAGCCCGATGAGATAATCAAAGAGCTTGGCAATGATATTTTCAGAAACCCTAAGTTTATTAAGGATAACGATCCGTTATCGGGCTATGAAGATGCAAGCGAGTATTTGTCCGGTAATGTCCGTGAAAAGCTGCGTATAGCTACTGAGTATGCAGAGCATATAGACAAAAGCTTTGAAAAGAACGTCGAGGCACTTAAAACCGTTATCCCGAAAGACCTTGAAGCAAGCGAAATATCCGTGCGTATCGGTGCAAATTGGGTCGATGTTGAGGATTACAACCTCTTTTTGCGTGAGGTGCTGAGAGGTCAGCCATTTGCCCACCCGATCACCCGTACAAAAATGGGCGAATACAAGATTGAAGGCAAGTATCAGGACAGGTCGCTGGCATCTATGCAGACCTACGGTACAAGCAGAATGAGCAGCTATCATATCCTTGAAAATCTGCTCAATCAGCGTGATGTGGTGGTGCGTGATCGTCACGAGGAAGAAGGCAGAGTGTGGTATGAGGTCAACGCTAAGGAAACACAGCTTGCAAAGGACAAGGCTCGTATCATCAAGGAAGCCTTTAAGAACTGGCTGTGGGAGGATATGTCAAGGAGAGAAAAGTATGTAGATAAGTACAATAACCTTTTCAACGCTATTCGTGGGCGTGAGTATGACGGCTCACACCAGACCTATCCCGGCAAAAATCCTGCAATAAATATGCGCCCTCATCAGGCAAACGCTATTATGCGTGGAAAGCTTGGCGGCAACACCTTGCTTGCTCACTGTGTAGGTGCAGGAAAGAGCTTTGAGATGATCGCTATAACTATGGAGAAAAAGCGTTTGGGATTGATAAATAAAGCCTGTGTGGTTGTTCCAAAGCACTTGACTTTGCAAATGGCAAGTGAGTGGATGAGGCTTTATCCTAATGCAAAGCTGCTTGTCGCAAGACCGGAGGACTTCACAAAGGACAACAGGCAGAAATTCATAGCAAGGTGTGTTACGGGCGATTATGATGCGGTCATAATGTCTTTCACTCAGTTTGAAAGAATTCCTATGTCCGATGAATATCGCAGGCAGTTTATGGAGAATGAGCTGAATGAGTTAATGGAAGCTCTTGAAGATGTTGACAGCAGCGACAGAGTTTCCGTCAAGGCATTGGAGCGTCAGCAGAAAAAGCTGGAGGAAAGGCTTGAAAAGCTGATGAGTTCCAAAAAAGATAACAGCCTGTGCTTTGAAAAGCTGGGCTTTGATTACCTCGTCTGTGATGAAGCTCACTATTACAAGAACTGCTTTGTTGCAACAAAAATGTCCAACGTGGCAGGTGTGCAGACTACAGCCGCACAAAAGAGTGAGGATATGCTTATGAAAACGCAGTATCTTAATAACAAATACGGCTGCAATAATATCCTCTACGCTACGGGAACTCCCTGCACGAACAGTATGGTGGAGTTTTACGTTATGCAGAGGTATCTTCGCCCCGATCTTTTGGAAAAGGCAGGGCTTGAAACATTCGATGACTGGGCCTCGACGTTCGGTGAGGTAGTTTCACAGCTTGAAATAAAGCCTGCGGGAAACGGCTTTCAGATGAAAAATCGTTTTTCAAAGTTTGTAAATATCCCGGAGCTTATGATGATGTATAAGGAGTTTGCGGATATTCAGACACCCGATATGATACGCTTGCCTGTGCCGGAGCTTAAAACCGGCAAGCCTATAGTTGTTTCAGCAAAGCCCGACGATTATCAGAAGGAATATATGAAACAGCTTGCTCAGCGAGCAGAAATGATACACGGCGGAAACGTTGATCCGAGAGAGGATAATATGCTGAAGATAACCCACGAAGCAAGGCTGTTAGGTCTTGACTGTCGCTGTATGAACCCAGAGGTAGTACCTGCGCCGGACAGCAAGGTGAACAAGCTGCTTGATAACCTTGTTCGGAATTACAATGATACAATGGCTGAGCGTGGAGTGCAGATCGTTTTCTGCGATATAGCTATCAATGAAGATGCTGAGCATTTTTCCATTTATGAAGCGATAAAAAAAGATTTGGTCGAGCGAGGTATTCCGAGGGAGGAGATCTGCTTTGCAGGAGATGCCAAAACAGACAAGGCAAGAGCAGAGATGTTTGAGCAGCTTAGAAAGGGTGAAAAGCGTTTTATCCTTGCAAGTACATCAAAGCTCGGAACAGGTGCGAATATTCAAGACCGTATCTGTGCTATACATCATCTTGATATCCCGTGGAAGCCTGCCGATCTGACACAGCAGGATGGTCGTGGTGTGCGTCAGGGCAATATGTTCCCGGAGGTGGGTATCTATCATTATCTGACCGAAAACACCTTTGATGCATATATGATGGGCATAATCACAAACAAGGCTAAGTTCATAAATCAGATAATGACCTCAAAAGACCCTGTGCGTATTTCCGAGGACGTTGATGAAATGGTGTTGACCTATTCCGAAATGCAGGCTATTGCAAGCGGCAACCCTATGATAAAAGAGAAGATACAGCTTGATAACGATATTCAGACGTTAAAAATGCTTGAAAGCGAATACAAGAAATCGCTGTTTAGGTATCAGGAGCAGGCGGAGAGAACGCTGCCGCAGCGTATCGAGCAATACACCACTTATCTTGAAAAGGCAACGGAAGATCAGGAGAGCTTTATGACAAATCACCCCGAAGGAACTGCCTTCCAAATAGAGATTGACGGGAAGGTCTACTCGGAAGCGACTTCCGAGCACGTTCGTGAGGAAGCAGGTGAAGCCCTTGAAAAGCTTATAATCAAGGTTTCAACTACAGGAGAATCAATGAAGGTCGGAAAGTATTTCGGCTTTGACCTGCTGCTTGAACAGAATCCGCAAAACCTGAGTTTCTTTGAGCAGGGAGCGCCCTGTATCATATCCCTCTGCGGTTTACTGAAATACACAACCGAGGTCAATCTGCAAAATCATCAGGGCAATATGCGTAGAATAGAAAACCTTGCGGCAAACTCAATATCAAACCGTATCGTTCAGTATAAAGCCGATATTGAAAGGGCGCAGGCTAATCTTGCCGAGGCTAAGGAAAACATAACAAAGCCCTTTGACAGAGCAGAGGAGCTTGCTCAGAAGCAGGCAAGGCTTGAAGTGGTGAACGAAGCTTTGAGTAAGGGCGATGATGTTGTTCCGACGGTGGTAGAGGAGGTAGCTGACCAGCCAAATTTTAAGCCTAAAAATATGAAAAGAAGGTGA
- a CDS encoding DUF3848 domain-containing protein, whose translation MTTNREDSIAELAEVLTKEQLANIISHNYSDQALAVMAEFDRGYVERFANTLYETESMEKIIVAYRNRIIDWKDILHIAEYSCYDYSSEEYIDQFIRSIESKEVNHTTAARILTATAYEPDTYKGLVELVKSGAYYPTQYASIGLNYRVAAQLRDMGIPLTAMRKEGIYYNLADKSEFDEAVKNGDRIKLVKFPKLAVTVNEMMTYPDWQDFKAWFIRHTAIDRETLTSIGLSDQYRYFSMERYADKLVEKVAAEHTAFISDMKQRQPEEIIGSAYEIVIKEQIKAFMTEVPQIIHENKVDALMSSRNTLDDIYKEWLSDDVFADTDIEIIVDNTADKLIAAKEREQKLAAELAKKAVTEDMQDKPRFKPGKKTRR comes from the coding sequence ATGACAACAAATCGTGAGGACAGCATCGCTGAGCTTGCCGAGGTGCTCACAAAGGAACAACTTGCAAATATCATATCCCATAATTATTCCGATCAGGCTCTTGCGGTAATGGCGGAGTTTGACAGGGGATATGTTGAACGCTTTGCCAATACCCTCTATGAAACCGAGAGTATGGAAAAGATCATAGTGGCATACCGCAACAGAATAATCGACTGGAAAGACATTTTGCATATTGCAGAATACTCCTGTTACGACTATTCAAGTGAAGAATACATAGATCAGTTTATTCGCTCTATTGAATCCAAAGAGGTCAATCATACCACCGCTGCACGGATACTTACCGCAACAGCCTATGAGCCCGATACATACAAGGGTCTGGTGGAGCTTGTAAAAAGCGGTGCATATTACCCAACGCAGTATGCAAGTATCGGGCTCAACTACAGGGTCGCTGCACAGCTGCGTGATATGGGTATTCCTCTTACTGCTATGCGAAAGGAAGGAATATACTATAATCTTGCAGATAAGTCTGAGTTTGATGAAGCTGTCAAAAACGGTGACAGAATAAAGCTTGTAAAGTTCCCTAAGCTGGCGGTCACGGTCAATGAAATGATGACCTATCCCGACTGGCAGGATTTCAAGGCTTGGTTCATAAGGCATACAGCTATCGACAGAGAAACGCTTACAAGCATAGGGCTGTCCGATCAGTACAGATATTTCTCTATGGAGCGTTATGCCGACAAGCTGGTGGAAAAGGTCGCAGCAGAGCATACTGCATTTATATCGGATATGAAACAGCGGCAGCCGGAGGAAATAATCGGGTCTGCTTATGAGATAGTCATCAAGGAGCAGATAAAGGCTTTTATGACCGAGGTGCCGCAGATAATACACGAAAACAAGGTAGATGCACTTATGTCAAGCAGGAACACGCTTGACGATATTTACAAGGAATGGCTTAGTGACGATGTTTTTGCTGATACCGACATTGAGATCATAGTGGATAATACAGCCGATAAGCTGATTGCCGCAAAAGAGCGTGAACAAAAGCTGGCGGCAGAGCTTGCAAAAAAGGCAGTTACAGAGGATATGCAGGACAAGCCACGTTTCAAGCCCGGTAAGAAAACACGGAGGTGA
- a CDS encoding DUF3848 domain-containing protein: MITRGECYKKIGEMVDNVEFFKIAQHRFSDYTLSVIAENSRELADRLAHTKLSSEAVERLVKAYDTNIISYGDLLHIANYSLVSGGSEKYLNDYFSSIAAGLDTKTASQILVASKFEDWSYNEIYSLVKSGTYTVDDNTFVALNPDVAREIDRLGLELYAYDKTNDFYLVKDIDKTIADGDAITFSKSALAVRINEMRNDPDWNAFRDYIAEDMDDINSLTVDSLIEAYEDYRKEELNIELSRKVDKYFEAFIYDIREKGVDEAIKCCYEITVKTNIQSFIESEPADISPEQYGALLSADNPLDVIYGSWLKREYLRTYDDIPKAMEYAADSILESKKRSQAKDNETISDKPQIPKKKGGAR, encoded by the coding sequence ATGATAACAAGGGGAGAGTGTTACAAAAAGATCGGGGAGATGGTCGATAATGTTGAGTTTTTCAAGATAGCACAGCACCGCTTCTCCGATTACACATTAAGCGTTATAGCTGAAAACAGCAGGGAGCTTGCTGACAGGCTGGCACATACAAAACTCAGCAGCGAGGCAGTTGAGCGCCTTGTAAAGGCTTATGATACCAATATTATATCCTACGGTGATCTGCTGCACATAGCTAATTACAGCCTTGTTTCGGGCGGCAGCGAGAAGTATCTCAATGATTACTTTTCTTCAATAGCCGCAGGGCTGGACACAAAGACCGCTTCACAGATCTTGGTGGCTTCAAAGTTTGAGGACTGGTCATATAACGAGATATATTCTCTCGTAAAGTCGGGAACATACACAGTGGACGACAACACCTTTGTTGCCCTTAATCCCGATGTTGCAAGAGAGATAGACAGGCTGGGGTTGGAGCTTTACGCCTATGACAAGACAAACGATTTTTACCTTGTCAAGGACATTGACAAAACAATTGCCGATGGTGACGCTATTACTTTTTCAAAAAGTGCGCTGGCAGTCAGGATAAATGAAATGCGTAACGATCCCGACTGGAACGCTTTTCGTGACTATATCGCTGAGGATATGGACGACATAAACAGTTTGACAGTCGATAGCTTGATTGAAGCCTATGAGGATTACCGCAAGGAAGAACTGAATATAGAACTCAGCCGTAAGGTGGATAAGTATTTTGAAGCCTTTATCTATGACATCAGAGAAAAGGGCGTTGATGAAGCCATTAAATGCTGCTATGAGATAACGGTAAAGACCAATATTCAAAGCTTTATTGAATCCGAGCCTGCGGATATATCACCGGAGCAGTACGGTGCGCTGCTGTCGGCAGATAATCCACTTGATGTTATATATGGTTCGTGGCTGAAACGGGAGTATCTGAGGACTTATGATGATATTCCGAAGGCAATGGAGTATGCGGCGGATAGTATTCTGGAATCAAAGAAAAGGTCGCAAGCAAAAGATAACGAAACGATATCCGATAAACCGCAGATACCTAAAAAGAAAGGCGGTGCAAGATGA